The genomic window GACGACGGATGTGACGGGTGTGGTGAGTTTGACGGGTGGGGCGGAGATGGTGATGCCCGGTGATAATGTGAAGGTGAATGTTGAGTTGTTAACGGCGGTGGCGATGGATGAGGGGTTGAGGTTCGCCATTCGGGAAGGCGGAAAGACGGTTGGCGCTGGAGTCGTTACAAAAATTATTGAATAAAAACAATTTTAATGTTGACTTTACGAAAATGCATGATAGGATAGTTCCTTTTTGCAATAAGTTTATCGTTTTATTTAACGGAGTAATATGGTGCTGGATCAGAAAATAAGAATACGCATGGAGGCATACGATCACAGGATATTAGATCAATCGTCATTGGAGGTCGTGGAAACGGCGAAACGTACCGGGGCAAAGGTGTTTGGTCCTGTTCCTTTACCGACGCGTATTGAAAGATATACCGTGCTGAGATCACCGCATGTTGACAAAAAATCCAGGGAACAGTTTGAAATACGAACGCATAAAAGATTAATTGATATTTTCGAGCCTACGGCAAAGACCATGGATGCGTTAAACAAGATAAATATGCCGGCGGGTATAGAGATTAAGATAAAAGCTTAAATTTTAATAGTTGAGGTGGTTACAGATGTTGAATGGTTTTCTCGGCAAAAAAATTGGAATGACTCAGATCTATTCAGACGATGGTGCATTGTTGCCGGTTACGCTGATTCAGGCTGGACCGTGCAGTGTAATGCAGATTAAAACAGTTGAAAATGATGGATATTCTGCTGTTCAACTGGGATTTGACGACAGAAAAAAGAAGCATGCAACAAAATCAGAAATTGGACATGGAGCGAAGACGTCTTTGGAGCCGAAAAGATTTGTCCGCGAAATACGATCTGAAGCGAGTGCTGATGTCAAATTGGGGCAGCGTATTGGCGTGGACATATTTCAGGACGTCAAAACGATCAATGTGATCGGTATAACTAAGGGAAAGGGTTATGCTGGCGTCATGAAACGGTGGAATTTCAAAGGCGGTCTTAACACTCATGGATCTACACGGCATCGTCCCCCTGGTTCGATTGGTTCTAATACCGATCCTGGGAGAGTAATACGCGGTAAGAAAATGGCAGGGAGATTAGGTGGCGAACGCGTTACGATAAAGAATATTGATATAATTAAAA from Candidatus Brocadia sp. includes these protein-coding regions:
- the rpsJ gene encoding 30S ribosomal protein S10, with the translated sequence MLDQKIRIRMEAYDHRILDQSSLEVVETAKRTGAKVFGPVPLPTRIERYTVLRSPHVDKKSREQFEIRTHKRLIDIFEPTAKTMDALNKINMPAGIEIKIKA
- the rplC gene encoding 50S ribosomal protein L3 — protein: MLNGFLGKKIGMTQIYSDDGALLPVTLIQAGPCSVMQIKTVENDGYSAVQLGFDDRKKKHATKSEIGHGAKTSLEPKRFVREIRSEASADVKLGQRIGVDIFQDVKTINVIGITKGKGYAGVMKRWNFKGGLNTHGSTRHRPPGSIGSNTDPGRVIRGKKMAGRLGGERVTIKNIDIIKIDAERNLLFVKGAVPGHKGSYLILNKVKTGKVGK